Sequence from the uncultured Flavobacterium sp. genome:
CTTTTCAGCAATTATCAGAAAGATGTTGGGAAAACTTAAGAGAAAAAGATGTATTGAAAAAGAGAAAAAAATTCTGCGATTATATGTTAAGACGTGGTTTCGAAAGTTTTTTAGTTTATGACCGAGTAAAAGAATTGGAGCAAAATTCATAGTTTCATTTTTTCTTATGGCTGTTGCTACAAAAATCTATTCTAAAATGTAAAATTCCACAAGATAATTTATTTGAAATTCTGAAATCCGACGTTCAAAATATTCCCTATCTGACAAACGACTAAAACAGCAATTTTATCAGAAAAATCATCTATCACAAATTTTCCGTTTTTTGCACAATCTGCACAATAAATCCCTTTTTTCTAACTAAATACCCAAAAAAAACTAAATTTTAAAGTCAATTTTACGATTTTTCTTATATTTAAAAAAGTCAATTTATAAGAAATAACATAATTTGATGAATTTCATAGTGCATTTCAACGATTATTTTAACATTTCATCGACTATATCGTTCTTCTAAAAACCATTCCGATATCCAACACGTAGATGTATCTATCTTTGCGTGGGCAAAAAATTCCTATGCTCACATAACATTCTGATAGAAAACATTTAACATGAAGAAAACTCTACTTTTATTTTTATTGTTACCTTTTTTTGGAATTGCCCAAACCGACTTTGTACGATGGACAGGTTCGTTGGATCTGAAACCAACAATCTTAAACAATTATATAAGCGCCAGTTACTTTACCGGTTCGGGACTAACAACTGGTCCAACACCATCTTATGATGGAATTATTGGTACTGGATGGCCAACCGGAGCGAGTCTTGATCCTCTTAAATATTTTCAAGTAACGATAAATCCTATTCTTGACGGAAAAATTACACTTGACAGGCTTTATTTCAGCTATAAAGGAGATATGAAAGCTTATCAAATCAGATATTCTAAACAAACTGATTTTTCGAGCCCGGTAACTATTGCAACAGAAACAAATGCTAATCCATACAATTCTAACATTGCAGTATCACTTCTAAATTTAGGAATTGTAGTAAATCCTGGTGAGAAAATTTATCTAAGATTTTATGCTTATAACGGAAACGGTAATTGGAAAATAATGGATAACAATACCTTAAAAATTATGGGTACTGTAAACACTATACCATCTCCGTTAAACGGACCCTATAAAATTGGAAGCGCATCTGACGCAAAATTTCCAAATATAACTGAAGCAATCAATGCTTTGAACGCTCTTGGTGTGAGCGGACCAGTAACTTTCCTGATTGATGAAAACCAAACTGTTACTTCACAACTTACTATTAATCAATTCACTGGTACTAGCGCAACAAATACAGTAACCATAAAACCGAATAATACAAAAACAGTTAGTATTACAGGAAGTATTGGTAGTGGCGCATTAATAGCTTTAAATGGAGCTGACAATATCATAATAGACGGAAATAATACTGGTGGCGACAACAACTTAACTTTATACAACAGTTATACCACAGGAGCTAATGACAATCGATTAGGAATTTGGCTTTACAATGATGCCAATAACAATATTTTTAGAAATTTATCTATTCGAATGACAATTATAGACAAAACTGTAGATGTATTTTCAGCAGGTATTTTCTCTGGTGGTAACACAATTGGTAGTTCTGGTAATAATTCTAACAACACAGTTTCAAACGTAATTTTCACCGAAACAAAGCAACCAGTTTTTGTAGAAGGTGGTAGCAACTGGACTGTTTCAAAAAATACTATAGGCTCCAGTAATATCGACATTCAGCCTTCTGTGGGTATCTATTTAAATAATATTAACGGATATACTGTTTCGGGTAATACTATTTCCGGAATCACAAAATACTCCAATAACAACGCAAGAACTGCCGCTGGTCTTTCTGTTTTAGGAACAAGTACCGGAGGAACGATTTACAATAATATAATCAATAACGTAAACAACACGCAACAATCAAATGGCAGTAACACAGCAGGTATATTTATTGACAATGCCGCAACCAGTACTACTACTATTTACAACAATATTATAAGCAATATTTATACGCAGGCAAATGATGACAGTGATAGTAATATCAACTATAAAGGCCATGGAATTTATATAAAAAACGGAATTAATAAATTGTATTATAATACAATTGCAATGATTCCTTCGACACAAGCAAATGGACGTTCATCATGTGTTTATATTCAATCTGCTGCATCTGTAGATTTAAAAAACAATATTTTCTACAATAGTCGTACATCAGGAACACAATATGCGTTGTATACACGTATGTCAAATACTAATCTAACCAGTAATTACAATAGTTTCTTTGTTACATCCGGTAATGCAAATAATATTGTTCGTTATGTAGATACTCCATATAAACTAGCTGATTGGAAAACTATTAAAGATGCAAACTCTGTAGGAACTTCACCAGTTTTCACGTCTACTTATCGTTTAAACACGACTGACGTTGCAAATAATGTACTAAAAGGAGATCCAATCTCTAATATCGTAACTGATATTGATGGTACAATACGTATCAAGCCATATATGGGTGCATTTGAAGTTAAAACTTGTACTCCTCTAGGTGATCAACTTGCATTTGGTACTAACTCATGGATAGGATATGTTTATAAATGGACTTCAGCAAATCCGCCAAATCCAGCACTAGCATCGTTGCCAGGAAATGATGCAACTACTTACCTTGGAACAGTTACAGAAGCTTCAATATTTGATAGAAATGTAGGCAATGGTGTAATAAGTGGTGCTACAATTAACCTTTGTGGTCCTGCACCGGCAGATACTTTCTTCGTGCGTTACAAAATGAAAGTAACAACAGTAGCTGGAATCTTTAATTTCTCAATTGGAGGTGACGATGGAGCACGTCTATATATCGACGGAACTCAGGTATTAACACGCTGGAATGATCACAGTTTCATTATAGACGCAGCTTTAATAACGTTAGCAGCTGGAGATCACGAATTCGTTTTTGAATATTATGAAAATGCCGGTGCTGCACGTGCGACTTTTTCTTATGGTCAAATTAAAGGTGATAATGTTAATTTGCCTTACGGTATTAATACATGGAATGTTTATGGTTTTACCAAAAACAATCTGGACTTGACTCAAACTGTTTATGCAGGTAATTATGTTGATTCTAGTCTAAACATTGTTACACCAAATTCTTGGGCTGCAGACAAATCACCATCGGTTGCTGCCGGATATCAAGGAGCTCCAATGCCTGTTGACTATTTTACAACGTCTCACAGACGTCAGGGTTTTCCATGTGGAAACTACCAAATTCAGCTTGCAAATTATGATGACGATGTTCAGATCTATGTTAATGGAACATTGAAATTTCCAATAGGAACTAATAAAACTGCACCACAATACATCAATAGCGGAGAAGTTTTTGCTTTAAACAAAGATTCAAAAGTTGAAGTTCGTCTACGCGAAGATGGCGGAGATGCAAAAATGACTGTTAATTTTGTTTCGGTTCCAGTTATTTATAACGGTGTCGGAGCTCCTCCAACAAACACATCAGCAATTACAATTTCGAGCAATACAACGCTTCAATCAGATATTGAAGTTTGTTCTTGTACTGTAAATCCCGGAGTAACACTTACTGTTCCATTAAACAAAACACTAACGGTTAATGAAACTTTAACTGTAGGAGCTGGCGGAAAACTTCTAATAGAAGATGGAGGTTCGTTACTACAAACTAGTACGGCGGCAAATGCTTACCAAGGTACCTCAGAATCTTTTCAGGTAAAAAGAAACACAGATCTTGTTCGTCGCTATGATTATACCTATTGGTCAGCACCTATAACGAGAACACCTATTTATACAATGCATGACTTATCTCCAAATACGTTATTAGACAAATATCAAAGTTATGATTCGTCAGTAGGAGCATGGGATATCGATTTAAATGGAAAAAAAGAAATGAAACCTGCTATAGGTTA
This genomic interval carries:
- a CDS encoding T9SS sorting signal type C domain-containing protein, with amino-acid sequence MKKTLLLFLLLPFFGIAQTDFVRWTGSLDLKPTILNNYISASYFTGSGLTTGPTPSYDGIIGTGWPTGASLDPLKYFQVTINPILDGKITLDRLYFSYKGDMKAYQIRYSKQTDFSSPVTIATETNANPYNSNIAVSLLNLGIVVNPGEKIYLRFYAYNGNGNWKIMDNNTLKIMGTVNTIPSPLNGPYKIGSASDAKFPNITEAINALNALGVSGPVTFLIDENQTVTSQLTINQFTGTSATNTVTIKPNNTKTVSITGSIGSGALIALNGADNIIIDGNNTGGDNNLTLYNSYTTGANDNRLGIWLYNDANNNIFRNLSIRMTIIDKTVDVFSAGIFSGGNTIGSSGNNSNNTVSNVIFTETKQPVFVEGGSNWTVSKNTIGSSNIDIQPSVGIYLNNINGYTVSGNTISGITKYSNNNARTAAGLSVLGTSTGGTIYNNIINNVNNTQQSNGSNTAGIFIDNAATSTTTIYNNIISNIYTQANDDSDSNINYKGHGIYIKNGINKLYYNTIAMIPSTQANGRSSCVYIQSAASVDLKNNIFYNSRTSGTQYALYTRMSNTNLTSNYNSFFVTSGNANNIVRYVDTPYKLADWKTIKDANSVGTSPVFTSTYRLNTTDVANNVLKGDPISNIVTDIDGTIRIKPYMGAFEVKTCTPLGDQLAFGTNSWIGYVYKWTSANPPNPALASLPGNDATTYLGTVTEASIFDRNVGNGVISGATINLCGPAPADTFFVRYKMKVTTVAGIFNFSIGGDDGARLYIDGTQVLTRWNDHSFIIDAALITLAAGDHEFVFEYYENAGAARATFSYGQIKGDNVNLPYGINTWNVYGFTKNNLDLTQTVYAGNYVDSSLNIVTPNSWAADKSPSVAAGYQGAPMPVDYFTTSHRRQGFPCGNYQIQLANYDDDVQIYVNGTLKFPIGTNKTAPQYINSGEVFALNKDSKVEVRLREDGGDAKMTVNFVSVPVIYNGVGAPPTNTSAITISSNTTLQSDIEVCSCTVNPGVTLTVPLNKTLTVNETLTVGAGGKLLIEDGGSLLQTSTAANAYQGTSESFQVKRNTDLVRRYDYTYWSAPITRTPIYTMHDLSPNTLLDKYQSYDSSVGAWDIDLNGKKEMKPAIGYVVRAPQSFSLTDGAVYPAVFTGIPNNGDYSVPLYAAKYSLIGNPYPSAIDAQKFISINHNATPSVDVGALYFWTHNTPPSNTPSAGGTYDYTSNDYAVFTLSGSTSTGAKRPDGTYEPAPSGKIASCQSFFMKASAPGVVKFTNDMRIKGGNTEFFKTTKTEELEKNRIWLNLTNTKGAFKQVLVGYIEGATNEWDVNYDAVAFNGNTFVDFYSINDATKLSIQGRALPFEDTDRIPLGYKTTVAGDFTISIDHLDGFFNSQGVYLEDRTTGKITDLKAGDYTFTTAIGTFADRFTISYIKKTLGTGDFESTENDLLVSVKDKTIKVTSTKENIKEVAIYDISGKLLYNKKKVDTAELQIENLQSSTQVLLVKVTLDNDYVITKKIIFN